One window from the genome of Kaistella carnis encodes:
- a CDS encoding low molecular weight protein-tyrosine-phosphatase, translating into MKILMVCLGNICRSPLAEGILKSKLPESFTVDSAGTIDMHEGKAPDHRSIKTARNYNIDISQQKSRHFTAEDFENYDLIYCMDRNNVEDVLSLAKTPEDRKKVHLILENQEVPDPYWSELPEFDRVYHLLDQACERIAADLKKQVKEPSRK; encoded by the coding sequence ATGAAAATTTTAATGGTCTGTCTGGGAAATATTTGTAGAAGTCCTCTCGCTGAAGGAATTCTTAAATCTAAACTGCCGGAAAGTTTTACGGTTGATTCTGCCGGTACGATTGACATGCACGAAGGGAAAGCGCCGGATCACCGTTCTATAAAAACAGCGAGAAATTATAATATTGATATTTCTCAGCAAAAGTCGCGACATTTTACCGCAGAGGATTTTGAAAATTATGATCTCATTTATTGCATGGATCGTAATAATGTTGAAGATGTTTTGTCTCTCGCAAAAACTCCGGAAGATCGCAAGAAAGTACATTTAATTTTGGAAAATCAGGAAGTTCCGGATCCTTATTGGAGTGAACTGCCAGAATTCGATCGTGTTTATCACCTTTTAGATCAAGCGTGTGAAAGAATTGCTGCGGATTTAAAGAAGCAGGTAAAAGAACCAAGTAGAAAGTAG
- a CDS encoding SAM-dependent methyltransferase, protein MLFLIPAYLSENSPVDYFAPVIKEYILKTDYFFVENEKTARKVVKFFAPEKKQSDLKLFLLDKNTERKDLQEAQMLMKKGQDFGLLSEAGLPCIADPGNVMVQWCHENNVKVIPVNGPSSIILALVASGFNGQEFTFHGYLPIDKSEKKAKIKWLENQVQNTGYSQIFMETPYRNNPLFEDLCKFLSPTSKLCIAANINDPKDEFIRTLTIKDWLKNKPELHKIPAVFVLGR, encoded by the coding sequence ATGTTATTCCTCATCCCCGCTTATTTATCTGAAAACTCACCCGTTGATTATTTTGCACCTGTAATCAAAGAATATATTTTAAAAACGGATTACTTTTTTGTAGAGAATGAAAAAACCGCTCGGAAAGTGGTGAAGTTTTTTGCTCCGGAAAAAAAACAGTCAGATTTGAAGTTATTCCTGCTCGATAAAAATACAGAAAGAAAGGATTTACAGGAAGCACAAATGCTGATGAAAAAGGGTCAGGATTTCGGATTACTCTCCGAAGCGGGTTTGCCATGTATTGCAGATCCCGGAAACGTCATGGTGCAGTGGTGTCATGAAAATAATGTTAAAGTGATCCCTGTGAATGGTCCATCATCAATTATTCTTGCTTTGGTTGCGAGTGGTTTTAATGGTCAGGAATTTACTTTTCATGGCTATTTACCGATAGACAAGTCGGAGAAAAAAGCGAAGATTAAATGGCTCGAAAATCAAGTTCAAAACACAGGATATTCGCAGATTTTTATGGAGACGCCTTACCGAAACAATCCATTGTTCGAAGATTTATGTAAGTTTTTATCACCAACTTCAAAACTGTGTATTGCAGCCAACATTAATGATCCAAAAGACGAATTTATCAGAACATTAACCATTAAAGACTGGCTGAAAAATAAACCTGAACTTCATAAAATACCCGCAGTATTTGTTTTGGGACGATAA
- a CDS encoding Mpo1 family 2-hydroxy fatty acid dioxygenase, protein MRKIDQLFAEYGESHQNHTNEMIHWICVPLIFWSILGFISLIPSPHYCVQYFGCISIVSIVAVLLVTIFYFRLSWRIAVITILIMSLMEHLVYFINVKFEHQSWIFFVVVFVLSWIGQFYGHKVEGKKPSFLKDLQFLLIGPIWLLHFILKKIGLKY, encoded by the coding sequence ATGAGAAAGATTGATCAACTCTTTGCCGAATACGGTGAAAGCCATCAAAATCACACGAACGAGATGATTCACTGGATTTGTGTTCCACTGATATTTTGGTCGATTTTAGGTTTTATTTCATTAATTCCATCCCCACATTATTGTGTTCAATATTTTGGTTGTATTAGCATTGTAAGTATTGTTGCGGTTCTTTTGGTAACGATATTTTATTTTAGACTGTCTTGGAGAATTGCAGTCATCACGATTCTTATAATGTCGTTGATGGAACATCTGGTTTATTTTATCAATGTGAAATTTGAACATCAATCCTGGATTTTCTTTGTCGTCGTTTTTGTTCTCTCCTGGATCGGACAATTTTATGGGCATAAAGTGGAAGGTAAAAAACCGAGTTTTTTAAAAGATTTACAGTTCCTCTTGATTGGTCCAATTTGGCTGCTTCATTTTATTTTAAAGAAAATAGGACTCAAATATTGA
- a CDS encoding class I SAM-dependent methyltransferase, with the protein MKDLMGQAIWDYHHHKNADDLLTETSISEIDELPVEYFFRAFDDMNLIEQKALALSKGKVLDIGAGAGSHSLYLQNEKGLDVLALDFSPKSIEVCQLRGLKNTGCSDILQFSGETYDTVLMLMNGTGIFQTLDKIDLYLEKLHSLLKKDGQILIDSTDILYMYDRDDDGGVMVPANHYYGEVDYFIHYKLDTEKPIKWLYLDFETLKRAVENNGFKIEKILQEEDSFLARLTKK; encoded by the coding sequence ATGAAGGATTTAATGGGACAGGCAATCTGGGACTATCATCATCATAAAAATGCAGATGATTTACTAACTGAAACTTCCATTTCGGAAATTGATGAATTGCCTGTGGAATATTTTTTTAGGGCGTTTGATGACATGAATTTAATTGAGCAAAAAGCCCTGGCGCTTTCAAAAGGTAAAGTTTTGGATATTGGCGCTGGAGCAGGTTCACACAGTTTATATCTTCAAAATGAAAAAGGACTGGATGTTTTGGCTTTAGATTTCTCTCCTAAATCAATTGAGGTTTGTCAGTTGCGTGGTCTGAAGAACACGGGTTGTTCAGATATTCTTCAGTTTTCCGGTGAAACTTACGATACTGTTTTAATGTTAATGAATGGAACAGGAATTTTTCAAACCTTAGATAAAATCGATTTATACTTAGAAAAATTACATTCACTTTTAAAGAAGGACGGACAAATTTTAATCGACAGCACGGATATTCTCTACATGTACGATCGGGATGACGATGGTGGTGTAATGGTTCCCGCCAATCATTATTACGGCGAAGTGGATTATTTCATCCATTATAAACTCGACACAGAAAAACCGATCAAATGGTTGTATCTGGATTTCGAAACCTTGAAAAGAGCCGTGGAAAATAACGGATTTAAAATTGAAAAAATCCTGCAGGAAGAAGATTCTTTTCTGGCGAGATTAACGAAGAAATAA
- the metG gene encoding methionine--tRNA ligase, which yields MSDRKMITAALPYANGPVHIGHLAGVYIPADVYARFQRRLGKDVAFICGSDEHGIPITIRAKKEGVTPQDIVDKYHGIIKQSFEDLGISFDEYSRTTSKRHHDVSQDFFKTLCNKGKFVEEVSEQYFDEQADEFLADRYIVGTCPNCGNENAYGDQCEKCGSTLSPSELINPKSMLSGNVPILKETKNWYLPLNEYEDFLNEWIIEGHKDDWKPNVYGQVKSWLTDGLKPRAMTRDLNWGVPVPLPNAEGKVLYVWFDAPIGYISFAQQWAEKNGKDWKDYWQNENTDLVHFIGKDNIVFHCIIFPAMMKAHGDYIMPTNVPAFEFLNLENDKISTSRNWAVWAHEYVQEFPGQQDVLRYTLLSSAPETKDNNFTWKDFQTKNNSELVGIFGNFINRVAVLIHKYYDGVVPAGNENAEELNEITKAATEVENFLEHYEFRNALTSMMNLARFGNQYLQIEEPWKTIKDNPEKAAGSLFIAAQIAVGLAQICEPFLPFSAEKLQKMFNVPQLNWKDIKNEKVLIKTGHLINPAELLFSKIEDETIEFQIQKLENTKESNKKTNPKANPMKEEIQFDDFTKIDLRTATILTAEKVEKADKLLKFSVDTGVDVRTVVSGVAESFTPEECVGKQVMILLNLAPRKIRGIESQGMLLLTNDADGKLVFVTPEKQVENGIEIG from the coding sequence ATGTCAGATAGAAAGATGATTACGGCCGCCTTACCGTACGCAAACGGACCGGTTCATATTGGTCATTTGGCTGGAGTTTATATTCCCGCCGATGTGTATGCAAGATTTCAAAGAAGATTGGGAAAAGACGTTGCTTTTATTTGCGGCTCCGATGAACACGGAATTCCGATTACGATACGTGCAAAAAAAGAAGGCGTAACTCCACAAGATATCGTTGACAAATACCACGGAATCATCAAACAATCTTTCGAAGATTTGGGAATTTCTTTTGATGAATATTCCAGAACAACTTCTAAAAGACATCACGATGTTAGTCAGGACTTTTTCAAGACCTTATGTAATAAAGGAAAGTTTGTCGAAGAAGTTTCAGAACAATATTTCGATGAACAAGCCGATGAATTTCTTGCCGACCGTTACATTGTAGGAACATGCCCGAATTGCGGCAACGAAAACGCTTATGGTGATCAGTGCGAAAAATGTGGCTCTACCCTTTCGCCCTCAGAATTGATAAATCCAAAATCAATGTTGAGTGGAAATGTTCCCATTTTAAAGGAAACTAAAAACTGGTATCTTCCTTTAAATGAATACGAAGATTTCTTGAACGAATGGATCATTGAAGGACATAAAGACGACTGGAAACCGAATGTTTACGGACAGGTAAAATCATGGTTAACTGACGGTTTGAAACCGAGAGCGATGACCCGTGATTTGAACTGGGGCGTTCCCGTTCCACTTCCAAATGCAGAAGGAAAAGTACTTTATGTTTGGTTTGATGCGCCGATTGGCTATATTTCTTTCGCCCAGCAATGGGCTGAAAAAAATGGAAAAGACTGGAAAGATTACTGGCAAAATGAAAATACAGATTTAGTGCATTTTATTGGAAAAGACAATATTGTTTTCCACTGTATTATTTTCCCGGCGATGATGAAAGCTCATGGCGACTATATTATGCCAACCAATGTTCCTGCTTTTGAATTTTTAAATTTAGAAAACGACAAAATCTCAACTTCCCGTAACTGGGCAGTTTGGGCTCACGAATATGTTCAGGAATTCCCGGGACAGCAAGATGTTCTGCGTTATACTCTTCTATCTTCCGCTCCGGAAACCAAAGACAATAACTTTACGTGGAAAGATTTCCAAACCAAAAACAATTCTGAATTGGTGGGGATTTTCGGAAACTTTATTAATAGAGTTGCCGTTTTGATTCACAAATATTACGACGGCGTTGTTCCTGCTGGAAATGAAAATGCAGAAGAATTAAATGAAATTACGAAAGCCGCTACCGAAGTTGAAAATTTCTTAGAGCATTATGAATTCAGAAATGCTTTGACTTCAATGATGAATTTAGCACGTTTCGGAAATCAATATCTTCAGATTGAAGAACCTTGGAAAACCATTAAAGATAACCCGGAAAAAGCTGCAGGTTCTTTATTTATTGCCGCTCAAATCGCAGTTGGTTTAGCACAGATTTGTGAACCATTCCTACCTTTCAGTGCGGAGAAATTACAGAAAATGTTTAATGTTCCTCAACTTAATTGGAAAGACATTAAAAACGAAAAAGTTTTGATCAAAACCGGACATTTAATTAATCCGGCAGAATTATTATTTTCTAAAATTGAAGATGAAACCATTGAATTTCAAATTCAGAAATTAGAGAACACCAAAGAATCCAATAAAAAAACAAATCCTAAAGCCAACCCGATGAAAGAAGAAATTCAATTTGATGATTTTACCAAAATAGATTTAAGAACTGCTACAATTCTGACTGCAGAAAAAGTAGAGAAAGCAGATAAACTATTGAAATTCTCCGTAGATACTGGCGTTGACGTAAGAACAGTTGTATCTGGAGTTGCTGAAAGCTTCACGCCGGAGGAATGCGTGGGAAAACAAGTCATGATCTTATTAAATCTTGCACCACGTAAAATCAGAGGAATCGAATCTCAGGGAATGTTGCTTTTAACAAATGACGCTGACGGAAAATTAGTATTCGTAACTCCTGAAAAGCAAGTAGAAAACGGTATTGAGATCGGATAA
- a CDS encoding SusC/RagA family TonB-linked outer membrane protein, with protein MLDAQTTDSVKTADIEQVVLIGYGAKKKSDLTGSITAISAKDFNGGSITSPEELIQGKASGIQITTNSGAPGAGSTIRIRGGASLNASNDPLIVIDGVPVDNSGIAGASNPLSLINPNDIESFNILKDASAAAIYGSRASNGVIIITTKKGTSGKLKANYTTTTSVYEKMGNIDMLSADDFRKLVIDKGTPLYQSFLGKANTNWQNEIYQTALGFDNNISLSGGVKGLPYRLSLGYLNQDGIIRTNNIERSTAALNLNPKLFDKHLDINFNIKGSYVENRFKDDRAVGSAIVFDPTQSVYNSDFAEYGGYWEWLNTTGTPNTNATKNPLSFLNQREDLSYVRRVLGNIQFDYKMHFLPELRANLNLGYDYSDSNGNTTVLPTAAIEYYRSGSYRSYSQEKKNKLLEFYLNYTKNFESIKSLVDLTAGYSYQDWQRSDPFAPTLFGDGTKDPSAGNDGFTQNTLLSYFARLNYTFNNKYLFTGSIRRDASSRFGKDNRVGYFPSAAVAWRIDQEDFLKGSSTISTLKLRAGWGETGQQDISNSGDYPYLARYVISNSGAQYQIGSDFYNTLRAQGYDANIKWETTTTTNLGLDFGFLNDRINGNIELYQKDTKDLLSVVPVPAGANLTNLLLTNVGDMRNRGIELNLNAAVIKSDSFNWDVNFNLTHYKSEITDLASTQVLTGGIGGGTGSTIQVHSEGYMPNAFYVYQQVYDQIGMPVEGQYVDLNDDGIINSEDLYRYKSPAPDVLFGFSSKMDYKNWDLGFSLRASIGNYVYNNVASQYGNLQGIGLNNYLQNVNYSYFDTQFITAQYQSDYYVENASFLRMDNINLGYNFPNFFNDTRLRVFGSVQNAFIITNYSGLDPEVFNGIDNNLYQRPRVYSLGLNFQF; from the coding sequence ATGTTAGACGCACAAACAACAGATTCTGTAAAAACAGCTGATATTGAGCAAGTTGTTCTGATTGGTTACGGAGCCAAGAAAAAATCTGATTTAACAGGATCTATTACAGCGATTTCTGCTAAAGACTTTAATGGTGGAAGTATTACATCACCAGAGGAGTTGATCCAAGGAAAAGCTTCGGGAATCCAAATTACAACCAACAGTGGAGCACCCGGTGCCGGTTCCACCATTAGAATTAGAGGAGGTGCATCTTTGAACGCAAGCAATGATCCACTCATTGTTATTGATGGGGTTCCTGTTGATAACAGTGGTATTGCAGGTGCATCTAACCCATTATCATTGATCAATCCAAATGATATTGAGAGTTTTAATATTCTAAAAGATGCTTCTGCAGCTGCTATTTATGGAAGTAGAGCTTCAAATGGTGTTATTATAATTACCACCAAAAAAGGAACTTCGGGCAAACTTAAAGCCAACTATACGACCACCACATCTGTGTATGAAAAGATGGGGAATATCGATATGCTTAGTGCTGATGATTTCCGAAAATTGGTTATAGATAAAGGAACTCCATTGTATCAGAGTTTTTTAGGAAAAGCAAACACCAATTGGCAGAATGAGATTTACCAGACCGCTTTAGGTTTTGATAATAATATATCATTATCTGGGGGTGTGAAAGGACTGCCGTATAGGTTGTCTTTAGGATATTTAAATCAGGATGGAATTATCAGGACCAATAATATTGAAAGATCAACAGCTGCTTTAAACTTAAACCCTAAATTATTTGACAAACATCTGGATATTAATTTTAATATTAAAGGTTCATATGTTGAGAATCGTTTTAAAGATGATCGTGCAGTAGGATCGGCAATCGTTTTTGATCCTACTCAATCAGTATATAATTCAGATTTTGCAGAATATGGAGGTTACTGGGAATGGTTAAATACCACAGGAACGCCTAATACTAATGCAACGAAAAATCCACTGTCTTTTCTAAATCAGCGAGAGGATCTTTCTTATGTCCGTCGGGTTTTAGGAAATATACAGTTTGATTATAAAATGCATTTTTTACCAGAGTTGCGAGCAAATCTTAACCTTGGATATGACTACAGTGATTCAAACGGTAATACAACAGTATTACCAACTGCAGCGATTGAGTATTACAGAAGTGGGTCGTACAGAAGTTATAGTCAGGAAAAGAAAAATAAACTCCTTGAATTTTATCTGAATTATACCAAGAATTTTGAATCGATAAAATCATTGGTTGATTTAACTGCAGGGTATTCTTATCAGGATTGGCAGCGGTCTGATCCATTTGCACCAACATTATTTGGTGACGGAACAAAAGACCCTTCAGCTGGAAATGATGGTTTTACACAAAATACGTTATTGTCTTATTTTGCCAGACTTAATTATACATTCAATAACAAATATTTATTTACCGGTTCCATTCGTCGTGACGCTTCATCGCGGTTTGGAAAAGATAACCGAGTGGGTTATTTCCCATCGGCTGCCGTAGCATGGAGAATTGATCAGGAAGATTTTCTTAAAGGATCATCAACAATCTCCACTCTTAAATTGAGAGCGGGTTGGGGAGAAACAGGACAACAGGATATCAGTAATAGTGGTGATTACCCATATTTAGCCAGATATGTAATATCAAACAGTGGTGCACAATATCAGATCGGTTCTGATTTTTACAATACATTGCGAGCACAAGGATATGATGCCAATATTAAATGGGAAACTACAACTACTACAAACCTTGGACTTGATTTTGGATTTTTAAACGATAGAATTAATGGTAATATAGAGTTGTATCAAAAAGATACCAAGGATTTGCTAAGTGTTGTGCCTGTGCCAGCTGGTGCTAACTTAACCAATCTTCTACTTACGAATGTAGGAGATATGAGAAACCGAGGTATTGAATTGAATCTTAATGCTGCAGTTATTAAAAGCGATAGTTTCAATTGGGATGTCAATTTTAATTTAACTCATTATAAATCAGAGATTACAGATTTAGCATCTACGCAGGTGCTAACCGGAGGTATCGGAGGTGGAACAGGATCAACCATTCAGGTACATTCGGAAGGGTATATGCCAAATGCATTCTATGTTTATCAACAGGTATATGATCAAATAGGAATGCCTGTAGAAGGACAGTATGTCGATTTAAATGACGATGGGATTATCAATAGTGAAGACTTATACCGTTATAAATCACCAGCACCAGATGTTCTTTTCGGATTCTCATCTAAGATGGACTATAAGAACTGGGATTTAGGATTTAGTTTAAGAGCTAGTATCGGAAACTATGTATATAATAATGTGGCTTCGCAATATGGTAACTTACAGGGTATTGGTTTAAATAACTATTTGCAAAATGTAAATTACAGTTATTTTGACACGCAATTTATTACAGCACAATATCAAAGTGATTACTATGTGGAAAATGCATCATTTTTAAGAATGGATAATATTAATTTAGGTTATAATTTCCCTAACTTTTTTAATGATACAAGACTTCGCGTTTTCGGGTCGGTTCAAAATGCATTCATTATAACGAATTACAGTGGTTTGGATCCTGAAGTATTTAACGGGATTGATAATAATCTTTACCAAAGACCACGGGTATATTCGCTAGGGCTTAATTTTCAATTTTAA
- a CDS encoding RagB/SusD family nutrient uptake outer membrane protein produces MKFLIKHKLMTAGLAVSLLLVSCEKDLERLPQTEITSASVYSDFNNYKGVLAKIYAGLAVSGQEGGDGNPDIGGIDGGMSNYLRQYFQLQELPTDEAVIAWGDTGLPELHNMNWGSSNPFITALYYRIYYQIAFSNEFIRETSDEKLASRNIAGSQADEAKLFRNEARFMRALSYTHAIDLFGNGPFVTEKDVVGVTPPPRIERKALFDYVESELKDLENLLKDPRTNEYGRADKAAVWMLLSKLYLNAEVYTGKSRYSEARTYAEKVINASYSLKPNYNELFLADNNLDNNEVIFSVNFDGVHTRTFGGTTYIIHGSTGGSMVPSNYGINSGWGGLRSTKNIAQLFPAVDGSVDKRGNFHTDGQSFEINDVATFTDGYPIIKFKNITRSGAPGSDTGGDFVDTDFPLFRLGDAYLIYAESVLRGGGGSMATAIQYVNLLRQRAYSNTSGNVSSINLDFILDERARELSWEATRRTDLIRFGKFTSGSYLWPFKGGVKDGRQVESFRNLYPIPASDLNANPNLIQNEGY; encoded by the coding sequence ATGAAATTTCTAATCAAACATAAATTAATGACTGCCGGCTTAGCCGTGAGTTTATTATTAGTATCATGTGAAAAGGATCTGGAGCGACTGCCTCAGACTGAAATTACTTCAGCATCTGTTTACTCCGACTTTAATAATTATAAAGGCGTATTGGCAAAAATATATGCAGGACTAGCTGTTAGCGGACAGGAAGGAGGAGACGGAAACCCAGATATAGGCGGTATCGATGGTGGTATGTCTAACTATTTACGCCAGTATTTTCAATTGCAAGAGCTGCCAACAGATGAAGCGGTGATTGCCTGGGGAGATACAGGATTACCAGAATTACATAATATGAACTGGGGTTCTAGCAATCCATTTATTACTGCTTTATATTACCGTATTTACTATCAAATTGCATTTTCTAACGAGTTTATTAGAGAGACTTCAGATGAGAAATTAGCTTCGCGAAATATTGCCGGCTCTCAAGCTGATGAAGCTAAACTGTTCCGTAATGAGGCACGTTTCATGCGTGCACTTAGTTACACTCATGCAATAGATCTTTTTGGTAATGGACCTTTCGTTACTGAGAAAGATGTGGTAGGCGTTACACCCCCTCCAAGAATTGAAAGAAAAGCACTTTTTGACTATGTGGAAAGTGAACTCAAAGATTTAGAAAATTTATTGAAAGATCCACGAACCAACGAATATGGTCGGGCAGATAAAGCAGCAGTTTGGATGCTACTTTCAAAATTGTACCTTAATGCAGAAGTTTACACCGGAAAGTCACGCTACAGTGAAGCGCGTACTTATGCTGAAAAAGTAATTAATGCTAGTTATTCACTAAAACCAAATTATAATGAATTGTTTTTGGCAGATAATAATCTAGATAATAATGAGGTTATTTTTTCTGTAAACTTTGATGGTGTTCATACCAGAACCTTTGGTGGAACAACGTACATCATTCATGGTTCTACTGGAGGATCTATGGTGCCTAGCAATTACGGAATCAACAGTGGCTGGGGAGGACTCCGCAGTACGAAAAATATTGCGCAACTATTTCCAGCGGTCGATGGTTCTGTTGATAAAAGAGGGAATTTCCATACCGATGGACAAAGTTTTGAAATTAACGATGTTGCTACTTTTACGGATGGATATCCAATTATTAAATTTAAAAATATTACACGCAGTGGTGCACCAGGTTCTGATACAGGCGGGGATTTTGTAGATACAGATTTTCCACTATTTCGTTTAGGTGATGCATATCTAATTTATGCGGAATCAGTTCTGCGTGGAGGTGGCGGTAGCATGGCAACTGCAATACAATATGTTAATTTGCTGCGTCAAAGAGCATATAGTAACACTTCTGGCAATGTTTCTTCTATTAATCTTGATTTCATATTGGATGAGAGAGCGAGAGAATTATCGTGGGAAGCTACAAGAAGAACCGACCTTATCCGTTTCGGTAAATTTACTTCGGGCTCTTATTTATGGCCGTTCAAAGGTGGTGTGAAAGATGGAAGACAGGTAGAAAGTTTCCGGAATCTTTATCCGATTCCAGCGAGTGATTTAAATGCAAATCCAAATCTTATTCAGAACGAAGGTTATTAA
- a CDS encoding SusE domain-containing protein encodes MKNIFKVLFALTIALFLVSCDKDEDRAVLGNPSDSSLSASATSLVLTKDNADETAVTFSLENPNYGVQLSQTDQLEFAIAGTNFETPKVVQIAAGENEISYTVQQFNALMLNMALPVDVVTPIEVRLKSTVGNLTPVYSTKIQMSVTPYALISYLYAPGAYQNWEPATANTLISATSNGIYEGFIHFSEANSEFKITVDRNWENGYGSNDNISLLLNGGGNLKAVNEGSQKLTVNLNTQKFALTPYVWGIIGSGSPGGWDNDTDLKWNETAKKWEIGNVALTAGEIKFRLNHDWGTNYGGSNGFLALGGDNISVSVAGNYNISLDLVNLTYTLTKL; translated from the coding sequence ATGAAAAATATATTTAAAGTTTTATTCGCATTGACCATCGCTTTGTTTTTGGTTTCTTGCGATAAAGATGAAGATCGAGCAGTACTGGGAAATCCTTCGGATTCTTCTCTATCTGCATCCGCAACTTCTTTGGTTTTAACAAAAGATAATGCTGATGAAACAGCAGTTACATTCTCATTGGAAAACCCTAATTATGGCGTACAGCTTTCACAGACCGATCAACTGGAATTCGCAATAGCAGGAACTAATTTTGAAACTCCAAAAGTAGTACAAATTGCAGCTGGCGAAAATGAAATATCCTATACGGTACAACAGTTTAATGCATTGATGCTTAACATGGCACTACCAGTGGATGTAGTAACCCCAATTGAAGTCCGTCTTAAATCAACTGTTGGAAATCTTACACCCGTGTACTCAACTAAGATTCAAATGTCTGTCACTCCTTATGCCTTAATTTCTTATTTGTATGCGCCAGGTGCTTATCAAAACTGGGAACCAGCAACTGCAAATACTCTAATATCCGCAACCAGTAATGGAATTTATGAAGGGTTTATTCATTTTTCGGAAGCCAATTCAGAATTTAAAATTACGGTTGACAGAAATTGGGAAAATGGTTACGGAAGTAACGATAACATCTCTCTGTTATTAAATGGAGGTGGTAATTTAAAAGCCGTAAATGAAGGATCTCAAAAATTAACGGTGAATCTAAATACGCAAAAATTCGCGCTCACGCCTTACGTTTGGGGGATTATTGGAAGTGGATCACCAGGTGGGTGGGACAATGATACTGATTTGAAATGGAATGAAACAGCAAAAAAATGGGAAATTGGGAATGTCGCGCTTACAGCTGGGGAAATCAAATTTAGACTCAACCACGATTGGGGAACTAATTATGGTGGGTCAAACGGTTTTTTAGCACTGGGTGGCGATAATATTTCAGTGTCGGTCGCAGGAAATTACAACATTTCCTTAGATTTGGTGAATTTGACTTATACACTAACAAAACTTTAA